CCACTAGGTAGTACACGCGTCGGGTCCTGCTGTGACCTGCAAGCGCCCGTCCTGGTGGTACGTGACGGCAAGGTTCAGTTCTCGGTAGACGGCTTTGCGGTCTTCGGGGTCTGCGGTGGCGAGAATCGCCACGATTCCCTTGAGTTGTCGGACGATTCTCTTGATTTCGGTCGCTGTGAGGCGGTCGTTGCCTGGGTTGGGTTGGAGAGCGAGTTCGGCTGCTCGACGGGCGAGTCTGACTTCTTCGATCCATTCGCCGACGATGGTTGGGTCGGTGCCTGCTTCGAGGGCTTGGCGGTATTTGGCGAGCTTGTTGTCGCATTCGGTGAGCTTGGCTCGGGCTGCGGCGATGCGGTTCTGTTCGGCGAGGTCGGGGCCGGCTGCGGTCTCGAGGGCGGCGCAGGTGGCGTCGATGTGATCGTCGTCGAAGAGCTGGGCGAGCCAGTTGTCGATGGCGGGGGTGATTGCGGCTTCGCGTACGTAGATGGTGTTGGGGTGTTCGCCCTTGCCTACGGCGTATTCCTTGGGGAACTTGCAGCGGTAGTACGGGCGGTCATGGTTCCAAGATCCTTGCATGCGTCGTCCGCATTCGGCGCAGTAGACGTGTCCGCTGAGCAGGTAGGTGTGCTGGGTCCGCTCACGGCGAACCTTGGCGCGTTGTGCTCCGGTGAACACGGCTTGGGCGGCGTTGAACAGTTCGAGGCCGATCAACGGTTGGTGGGTGGGCTCGTCTGACCAGATCCAGTCGGCGCGGTTGTTCCAGCGCATCTTCGATCGGTGGCCGAGGGCGACATCTTCGACATCGAGAAGTTCCTCGTGTCGCTGTTGCTTGTTCCAGACCTGATAGCCGGTGTAGCGAGGGTTCTGCAGAATCGCGCGCACGGCGATCTTGCTCCACACGCCTTTCGAGCTGCGGCGGTGCCGGTTTCGGGCTGCGTCGTAGCCCGAGGGCGACAGGATCCCGTCTTGTGTCAGTCCTTCGGCGATCGCGTACAGACCAGATCCGGCAACGAACTCGTTGAAGATCCGTTCGACGTTGGGTGCCGTTTCAGGGTCGGGCTCCAGGGCACGGAGCCGCTGACCGGTCGCGGCCTTGCCAGGGTTGGGGTGTGGTCCGGCGTCTGCGAGTTGGTAGCCGTAGGGTGGTCGTCCGCCGAGGAAGCGGCCCTCGACAGCTGCCTGGGATGACATAGCTGCGCGCACTCTTGTCTTGATCCGGTTGCGTTCACCCTTGCTCATTCCGCCATAGAGCGACATGACGAGGTCGTGGGCATCGCTTCCCGGGTCGATCGCCCCGCCGACTTCGGGGACCCAGAGTGTGACGCCGTAGTGGACGAAGACCGGAAAGGTGAGCCCGAACTGGTTGCCGTAGAAAGCCCTCTGGGGTTCGCCGATGACCACAGCATCGAAGCCGCGTTGGGGGTCAGCAAGTGCACTCAGCAGGCGAGCGGCTTCAGGGCGGCGCTTCCAGGGAAGTGACCGGGACTGGCCGATGTCGAAATACTCCTGGACCACCGCTCCGCCAGCCGGTTCGATGAGCTGCAACGACCGCGAAAGCTGCCAATCCCGCGAAGACTTCGGGTCCTGCTGATCCTCGGTGCTGACACGACCGTAGAAGGCGAACTTCCCCATGTTTCAGGATGCTAGGCGAGGGCTGTGACGCTCGTCCTCTGTCGACCGCTCTGCGGCAGATCGGACGACCCGCAGGAGTGCTCTTGCCAGCCCCGGCGTCATCTGGGGGCGGCACGGCGGCAGTGAGTCGAGATCGTGAAGGTGACGGGATCCCGATTCGGGGCTGCGATCGCTCACCGGAAACTCGCGAAGTCGGGGACGGAAGCCTCGGACGACGAACCTAGCCATGCGCTCCAGTCGATGGACGGTCTGCCGCTAACGCAGCCGGTCGTGGGAGCTGTAGATCTGGGGATTGGTGTGCCGCGGAGGACTGCGAGCAGGAGCGGTTGGGGGCATACGGAGATGCCGTTGACTCGGATGCCGAGGTGGAGGTGCGGTCCGGTGGTGTTGCCGGCTCCGGGCGTTCCGGGTTGGCCTCCGCTGAGGCCGATCGGTTGGCCTGCAACAACGGTGTCGCCGACCGTGACTGCGACCTGGGATAGGTGGCAGTAGGTGTATGTGGCGCCGTCAGTCCCGGTGATGGTGACGGTGTTGCCGCAGCGGCCGCTGCCACCGCCGGTGTAGATGCCTGCGTTGGCGATGGCTGTCGTCACTGTGCCGTTGGTGATGGCGTACACGGGTGTTGCAACCGGCATCGCGATGTCGATTGCCGGATAGTCGTGATGTGGGCGTGTCGCGATCGCGGTGGTGGCGTAGTCGGCTGGTGCCGGGAATGCGTACCCGGCGACCGGTTGGCCGAACGTGGTCAGCGCACCCGTGTACGACTGGGCCCACTGGAGAACAGCCTCGACGTACTCCCAAGATCGGTTGTAGGCGAAGATCGCCGCTTCGACGTCGACGACTCGACCTTCGGGGCAGAGATGACGCCGCATCGCGGGTACAGCGTCATCGACATCGTGCGGATTGGCGACTCCATCACCGTCGGCGTCGCTTCCGAAGATCCGCCAACTGGACGGGATGAACTGGAACGGTCCTACGGCCCGGTCCCAGGTCGCGTCTCCGTCCCACCAGCCGCCGTCGGTGTCGCGAACGCGTGCCGTTCCGTTCGACCCGTCGAGGGCGATGCCGATGATCGGCGGCCAGATGATGCCGTCTGGTCCGATGTTGGCGCCGCCGTATCTGCCGTGGTTGGACTCGACCTTGCTGATGCCGGCCATGACGGTCCACGGGAGGCCGGGGCACCGGGTCGCTTCGACGACGAAGAGCTGCAGCAGGTCCATGGGGATGTCGGCGAACGCCTCGTCAGAAGGATCTGATGTCGCAGCCGCAGCGGACTGTGAACCCGCCGCAAGCGTGACCAGCCCGACGAGGCCGAAGAACCCCACCACGAGTGTGAGGGTCATTGCGGCAACCAGGCCCCCGATGGCCTTCACCGCTGCTTCCGTTTCAGTTCCATGCCACACCCAGGGACATGCGAACGCTCTGAGCGCGACAAGAAACCTCAAATTCGCGTCGAAATCGGGTTTCTCAAGATTTCTTGTCGCGTTTCGACGACGGCGATGTCCCTGGGGTGGGTATGAGTCAGAACAGATTCACCCTTGACGACCACCAACAGTCATCACATAGAGTGGCGATATGACTACTCACGGTGTGGAGCGTGGTCAGTCGGGCATTCTCGGCGGGCAACGGTGGTTCTTGTCGCTGCTCGCCCTTGCAGCGACGACGTCGCTGATTGTCGGGTGCTCGGGCGATTCGTCTTCGGGATCGACCCCCACGATCGTCACCTCGTCGACGTCGACGGGGGTCGAATCGACAACCACCACCACTGCGGCAAGCTCGACGACAACCGAGGTCGAGACGACTGCACCGGCTGAACCGACTACGACGACCGCAGCCGAAACGATCGAATCGGTCATCGCGAACCGAATCCGGGCATTCTTCGCCGCCCGCGAGGCAGCGAACGCCGGGCCGGTTCCGAACCCGGGCGACGCTGCCCTTGCCGAGGTGGCAATCGGCGATGCGTTGACTTCGACCGTTTCAGAGACGCAGAGGCGTTTGGACGATGGCCGGGCGATCCGGGCTGGGGAGCAGCAGCTTGCCGCCATTCGCGTGGGCTCGGTGCAAGTCTCGGAAGCGACCGCATCTGCGGGTGTGTGCTCGATCGACGACGGCGTGATCTACGAAGTGGCTACCGGTGATGTGATCAACGACGACGTCGTTACCCACAACTACCTCATCGAGCTGGACCTGGTGGGGGAGGCGTGGAAGGTCTCGCGTGTCGTTCGGCTGCAGCAGTGGGAAGGAGTCGCGGGATGCGCATTGTCACCGCAGGACTTTCCGCACTAGTCGCAGCGACGCTTGCAACCTCGCCAGCCCTTGCCGCTGATGAGGGCGAGGTCGGAGTCGTTGAGAACGTCGTGGAGGTGACTGCGTCCGCGACCGTCGAAGGCTACGAGTCAATCACCGTCGACGATGGCGACTGCGTTTGGGAACGGGCCCTTGACGACGACTTGTGGGTCGGCGTCTACGACGAACACGGCGTCCAGATCTATTCCGACACAGGCGCCTGGTTCCAGCTCATCTGCGACGGTGACGTCGTAGAGGTAAACCGGATGTTCGTAGCGCCAGAGGGTGGTGGTTTCTCGGAAGAGGATCTGCTCGAGCAGGCGAAGCGGGTCATCGACCCTGCGCTGCCAACGTGGTCGTCCAGCCCCGACGGGCAGACGATCCCGATGGTTGTCCAGATGCCGACGTGGCTTTGGGTTGACGAGTCGTATTGGGCGGGCAGCTACATCGGCCGTGCGGAGACGCCGAGCCGCCGTATGTGGGCTGAGGCCAAGGCCGTGCCCACGGCGACGATCTGGTCCCCGGGCGATGGCACCACCGTCACGTGCACGGGGGCGGGCTCGCAGTGGAGCGAAGAGTCAGCTGACCCTGAGTGCTCCCACACGTACCGACACTCGACGGCAGGCAGCGCCGGACTCACGGCGGCGGTCACGGTCGAGTTCGAGGTGTGGGGGTGGACGAGCCTGAGCCCGACCCCAGTGCTGCTCGGAACCATCACGCGCACCTCGGCTCCGCGACTGTGCGGGTGGGCGAGATCCAAGCCCTCGAAACGAACGACACATAGCGAGAGGAACAGCGGGCGGAAATGACGACACAACTACGCGAACGGCCGAAGGTCAACGGCCACAAGCACGACGACTCCAAGTTCGACCTCGCGCCCACGGCAACGCGCAAGACGCGACGACGCGTGCCCGAGGCCATCGCCGGAGCGCTCGTAGTGATCGTCTGCGCCCTCGGCGTGCTCTGGTGGCAGGCGAGCGCCACCGAACAGACACCAGTGCTCGCGCTGCGCAACCCAGTCGAGCGCGGACACGTCATCATTCTCGAAGACCTCCAGGTAGTAGGGATCGGAAGCGAAGACCAGGTCGCGGTTCTGAGGTCCGACCAGGCAGCGCTCGTCGTCGGCCGGGTCGCCCGCACCGACCTTCCCGCTGGCGCTCTCATCACAGCTGAGCAGTTCAGCGACGGCTCGCTCATCAGCTCAGGTGAGGGAGTTGTCGGACTCGCTCTCGAGCCCGGACAGTTCCCGTCCCTCGCCCTGTCCGCTGGAGATGCCGTCGCCGTCGTGCTGACACCCACCGCAGGCGACCCGAGAACCTTCGACGCCGACACCATCGAGGGCGCAGTACTGGTCAACGATGCGACCGTCGTCGAGGTCTCCCAGGTTGGAGTCCAGGGATACCTGTTCGTCGCCATCCAGGTCAGCGAGGAGGACGCAGCCAAGGTCGCAGCCGCAGCGTCGGCGAACCGGGTCCGACTCATCCAGGTCGCAGAGGAGGGCTGACATGAGCCTGATCTGCCTCGCATCAGCCAAGGGATCGCCCGGGGTTACGACCACGGCGCTCGGACTAGCAGCAGCACTCCCAACCGACGACGACCGACACAAGCTCCTCCTCGAAGCCGATCGAGCAGGCGGAGCCCTCGCCATCTGGTATCAGCTTGGCCGTCAACCAGGACTCGTCACCCTGGCCGCTGCGGGCCGCCACGGACTGACCCGCACCGACCTGTGGAACCACGCACAAGAACTCCCCGGCGGGCTACCTGTCGTCGCGTCACCCGAACGCGCCGACCGCACCAGCTCGATCCTCGACACCAGCGGAGCCCGGCTTGGCCGCTGGCTGGCGGAGCTCCCAGACGTCACCACGATCGCCGACTGCGGCCGACTGACGCCGACATCGGACACCCTCGTCGAACAGGCCGACCTCGTCCTCCTTGCGGCGAGACCGGTCGCCGAACAGATCCACCCAGGCGCCGCACTGCTCGACAACCTCGCCTCGAACGGCCGGTCGGTCGCATGGCTGCTCATCGGATCGACACCACACCCGGCCGAAGAGGTCGAGCGGGTGACCGGGCACAGCGTTGCCCGGGTGCTTCCCAACGACGCAGCGACGGCCGAAGCGCTTGTCGCCGGTGGGGTCAAGGGCAGGCTCGCCCGTCGTCCGCTCGTGCGCGAGATTGCCGCATTCGCACAAGACCTCGCAGCCCACACCACGATCGAAGCGCAGCCAGCAGAAGCTGCGCCGACAACTAACCAGGTGCCCACTCCTGCGATGGAGACGGTCGGATGAGCTTCGATTCCCTCCTGGTCAACCGGCTCCACGCTGCGGTCGGCGAGGCGCTCGACGAGCGCGACGCTCAGGACGAAGCGGCAGGGCGCCCAGCGCTCGGACACGAAGACCGACGCCAGTTCGCCCGCCAGCTCGTGAGCCGTCAACTCTCGGCACTCGACGCAGAACGCCTCGGAAACGGGTCCGCGCCGGTGACCGACGACGAAACCCGGCACCTGACCACCGCCGTCCTGAACAGGCTGTTCGGGCTGGGACGGCTGCAGGCCTACATCGACGACCCTCAATGGACCGACATCCACGCGAACGGATGCGACGAGGTCTGGCTCACCGGTCAGGACGGAGCGGTAGTCGCTGGCAACCCGGTGGCCGACACCGACACCGAGCTGGTCGAGCTGATTCAGACCCAAGCACGCCGGGGACGCTCCGAGCAACGCTGGGATCCCGCCAGCCCCGAGCTCGACATGCGCCTCCCGTCAGGCGACCGACTCCACGCCATCGCGTGGGTGTCGGGACGACCGTCGGTATCGATTCGCCGGCACAACTTCGACATCAGCCGCCTCAAGCAGCTGATCGGCCTCGGGACCATCTCCGAATCACTGTTCCACCTGCTGCGAGCCATGGTGCTGGCCCGCTTCAACGTGATCGTCGCCGGAGGCACTGGAGCCGGCAAGACCACTCTCATGCGCTGCCTGATAAACGAGGTCCCCTCGACCGAGCGGATAATCACCGTCGAGGACTCCCTCGAGATCGGTCTGGAGCACTTCGCCGACCTGCACCCGAACCGGGTCGACCTCGAAGCACGCGAGGCGAACCTGGAAGGCGTCGGCGAGTTCCCGATGCACCGCCTCGTCCGATCGGGACTACGAATGCAGCCCGACCGCGTGATCGTCGGCGAAGTTAGGGGCGCTGAGGCTCTCCCCATGATGCTCGCCATGTCGCAGGGCAACGACGGGTCGATGTGCACCATCCATGCCGACTCCAGCCTCGGCGTGTTCACACGCCTGCAGATGTACATGGCGATGACCCCCGAGCGCTTCGACGTCGAGGTCACCAACCTGATGATCGCCAACGCCGTCCACTTCGTCGTCCACCTTGGCCGTCTCGACACCAACGAGCGAGTAGTAACCAGCGTCCGCGAGATCACCGGCGCCGACGGACCACTCGTCACCTCCAACGAGGTCTACGCACCCGATAGCACGGGCCGGGCGATGCCCCGATTCGGATTGAGGGACACAAGCCTGGCCAGACTCGAACGCGCCGGATTCGAAACCCGCTGGCTCGCTCCGGACCTGGCCGGGTGGGACCGATGAGTCTCCTGATCGCAGCCCTCTTCGGAACCGGCATCGGGCTCGGCATCCTCCTGCTCGTCGCCGGCATCCGAGGCCAGCAGATCCTGCCCGATCTGCGCACCCTGTTCCCGACCGCCACCAAGGTCGAGACCGCAGCAGCATGGATCGCCGGATCAGCACTCGCTGGCGTCGCGGTCTACGCACTCACCGGCTGGCCGGTGGTCGCCGTGCTCACAGTCGGTGTCGTCCTTTGGTTGCCACGCCCGCTCGCGGCACGAACCGACCGAGACCTCGCTGTTGCGCGAACCGAAGGCGTCGCCGCATGGGCCGAGATGATCCGCGACAACATGGCCGGATCGGCCGGACTCGAACAGGCGCTTATCGCCTCGGCCGCGGTCGCACCTGAAGCGATCGCCGCCGACCTGCGCCGCTTCGCTGCACGCGTCGACCGCATGCCTCTGGTCGACGCCCTCGCCAAGCTCGGCTCCGATCTCGACCACCCATCGGCCGATCTTGTCGTCGTCGCCCTCATCAATGCCGCCCGCATGGAAGCGAGAGAACTCGGACCGCTCCTCGGCCGCCTTGCCGAGACGATTAGAGCTGACGTGCGGATGCGGCTCCGGGTCGAGGTGGGCCGAGCCCGAATCCGGACCTCGGCCCGCATCGTCGTCGCCACCACGATCATCACCATCGCCTTCCTGTTCGTGTTCTCCCGCCAGCTGCTCGAGGCATACGACTCGCTCGCCGGGCAACTCTGGCTGATCGTCGTAGCCGGAGTGTTCGCACTCGGCGGCTGGCTTCTGGCGACCTACGGCCAGATCCAGATGCCCGAGCGCTTCTCGGCCCGCACCACACGAACCGGAGCCACCCGATGACCGTGCTCGTGCTCGCCATGCTCGGAGCTGGGATAGGAATCGGCCTACTCCTCGTCATCAACGGTCTCCAGCTACGACCCGTCCCACTCGACCAGATCGCCACGACCCTCGACCGGCCCGGAGTATCGGTCGCCGCACTCCGATCGGGCGAACTCGACGAACCCGACCTGACCGGCATCCAATCCTCGCTCGGTGCCGCAGGCCTGGGCGTGATGCGCATGCTCGGCATGGCGGAGCGACCCAAGACCATCGAAGCGCTCCGGGTGCTCGACAAGACCATCGAACGCCACGCCTACGAGAAACTCCTCGCCGCCTCGGCCGGCTTCGCTCTCCCCATCGTCGCCTCGGCAGCACTGGCCACCAACGGCATCGCCCCATCGGCACTCGCAACCGGAGTCATCGCGTTCGCCTTGGCACTCTGCGGCTTCTTCTACCCCGACCTGCCTCTCGCAGACCGAGTCGCCGCCCGCCGCCAGGC
Above is a genomic segment from Acidimicrobiales bacterium containing:
- a CDS encoding recombinase family protein; the encoded protein is MGKFAFYGRVSTEDQQDPKSSRDWQLSRSLQLIEPAGGAVVQEYFDIGQSRSLPWKRRPEAARLLSALADPQRGFDAVVIGEPQRAFYGNQFGLTFPVFVHYGVTLWVPEVGGAIDPGSDAHDLVMSLYGGMSKGERNRIKTRVRAAMSSQAAVEGRFLGGRPPYGYQLADAGPHPNPGKAATGQRLRALEPDPETAPNVERIFNEFVAGSGLYAIAEGLTQDGILSPSGYDAARNRHRRSSKGVWSKIAVRAILQNPRYTGYQVWNKQQRHEELLDVEDVALGHRSKMRWNNRADWIWSDEPTHQPLIGLELFNAAQAVFTGAQRAKVRRERTQHTYLLSGHVYCAECGRRMQGSWNHDRPYYRCKFPKEYAVGKGEHPNTIYVREAAITPAIDNWLAQLFDDDHIDATCAALETAAGPDLAEQNRIAAARAKLTECDNKLAKYRQALEAGTDPTIVGEWIEEVRLARRAAELALQPNPGNDRLTATEIKRIVRQLKGIVAILATADPEDRKAVYRELNLAVTYHQDGRLQVTAGPDACTT
- a CDS encoding ATPase, T2SS/T4P/T4SS family, which produces MSFDSLLVNRLHAAVGEALDERDAQDEAAGRPALGHEDRRQFARQLVSRQLSALDAERLGNGSAPVTDDETRHLTTAVLNRLFGLGRLQAYIDDPQWTDIHANGCDEVWLTGQDGAVVAGNPVADTDTELVELIQTQARRGRSEQRWDPASPELDMRLPSGDRLHAIAWVSGRPSVSIRRHNFDISRLKQLIGLGTISESLFHLLRAMVLARFNVIVAGGTGAGKTTLMRCLINEVPSTERIITVEDSLEIGLEHFADLHPNRVDLEAREANLEGVGEFPMHRLVRSGLRMQPDRVIVGEVRGAEALPMMLAMSQGNDGSMCTIHADSSLGVFTRLQMYMAMTPERFDVEVTNLMIANAVHFVVHLGRLDTNERVVTSVREITGADGPLVTSNEVYAPDSTGRAMPRFGLRDTSLARLERAGFETRWLAPDLAGWDR
- a CDS encoding type II secretion system F family protein — protein: MTVLVLAMLGAGIGIGLLLVINGLQLRPVPLDQIATTLDRPGVSVAALRSGELDEPDLTGIQSSLGAAGLGVMRMLGMAERPKTIEALRVLDKTIERHAYEKLLAASAGFALPIVASAALATNGIAPSALATGVIAFALALCGFFYPDLPLADRVAARRQAFKHAFSAYLDLVTILLAGGAGIESALEGAAEAGDGWAFAEIRRALRRARLTRRSPWEAFVQLGEELGVSELSELAATVSLAGDHGARIKQSLIAKADAIRTAQAADLEANAEARTEKMIVPVVVMILGLVLFIAFGAVDAITDGGSSQFAPTTLTAPAGG
- a CDS encoding peptidoglycan DD-metalloendopeptidase family protein, which produces MTLTLVVGFFGLVGLVTLAAGSQSAAAATSDPSDEAFADIPMDLLQLFVVEATRCPGLPWTVMAGISKVESNHGRYGGANIGPDGIIWPPIIGIALDGSNGTARVRDTDGGWWDGDATWDRAVGPFQFIPSSWRIFGSDADGDGVANPHDVDDAVPAMRRHLCPEGRVVDVEAAIFAYNRSWEYVEAVLQWAQSYTGALTTFGQPVAGYAFPAPADYATTAIATRPHHDYPAIDIAMPVATPVYAITNGTVTTAIANAGIYTGGGSGRCGNTVTITGTDGATYTYCHLSQVAVTVGDTVVAGQPIGLSGGQPGTPGAGNTTGPHLHLGIRVNGISVCPQPLLLAVLRGTPIPRSTAPTTGCVSGRPSIDWSAWLGSSSEASVPDFASFR
- a CDS encoding SAF domain-containing protein translates to MTTQLRERPKVNGHKHDDSKFDLAPTATRKTRRRVPEAIAGALVVIVCALGVLWWQASATEQTPVLALRNPVERGHVIILEDLQVVGIGSEDQVAVLRSDQAALVVGRVARTDLPAGALITAEQFSDGSLISSGEGVVGLALEPGQFPSLALSAGDAVAVVLTPTAGDPRTFDADTIEGAVLVNDATVVEVSQVGVQGYLFVAIQVSEEDAAKVAAAASANRVRLIQVAEEG